A genomic stretch from Pararhizobium sp. IMCC21322 includes:
- the hrpB gene encoding ATP-dependent helicase HrpB, with translation MKLPIEAVKAELLDQFRNHPNLVLVAEPGAGKTTQVPLWLLQETLLDGQKIILLEPRRIAARAAAQRMASLLGETLGQTVGLRMRAETKVSAKTRLEVVTEGVFSRMILDNAELPGVGAVLFDEFHERSLDADLGLALALDVQAALRPDLKLMVLSATIDAKAVSALMQDAPTITSKGRSFPIDFHYLPGKPRQRIAPQVVEAVKLAIKQDSGSLLVFLPGRSEIETTRRMLNDIYDRDDTILIAPLYAGLPQQAQIAALQPAPKGKRKIVLSTNLAQTSMTIEGVRIVVDGGLSRRPRFNPQTSVSRLETVSVSRAAADQRAGRAGRTEPGICYRLWPEQWMRTLEAQDRPEILEADLSRFALDLAEWGVNAPEQLAFLDYPAKGKFTAAQNQLRSFGALDKDGHVTDIGRKLQALPLDPHLGAMALSAAKQSTEALRSALLLAALLSDTQAQRELDLGVLYGQSRSRPEGMVRQSFERLCRHFSIPVKGPTWSREAVGPLLLIAFPMWVAINRGPGRFQLAAGQRVTCPAEHALAGEPFLVVTDMMGDAGNLRLLSASSLATDDYQAHAERHATSEEFLEFNEAEGRVKAEQIKRLGAIVLERKQVAKFDQSAAEDVFWQAVAARGLDLVPISQKTNALLDRLQFLHTAIGDPWPDMSRATLAETLESWLRPFVPGAVALKALSHTAIMDALKFRAPQIHDLDRLAPERFSLANGRTMTIDYSNENGPTLRARAQDFFGVNEHPVIAKNVPLIIDLLSPARRSIQITRNLPTFWTGSWRDVRADMRGRYPKHNWPENPSST, from the coding sequence ATGAAACTGCCGATTGAAGCCGTTAAAGCGGAGTTGCTGGACCAGTTTCGCAATCATCCCAATCTGGTGCTGGTGGCCGAGCCGGGTGCGGGTAAAACCACGCAAGTGCCGCTGTGGCTGCTGCAGGAAACCTTGCTGGACGGGCAAAAGATCATCCTGTTGGAACCACGCCGCATTGCTGCACGCGCAGCGGCCCAACGCATGGCCAGCCTGCTTGGCGAGACGCTTGGGCAAACAGTTGGTCTGCGCATGCGGGCTGAAACCAAAGTCAGCGCCAAAACGCGGCTGGAAGTCGTCACCGAGGGCGTTTTCTCCCGAATGATCCTCGATAATGCTGAATTGCCCGGCGTCGGTGCTGTTCTGTTTGATGAGTTTCATGAACGCTCTCTTGATGCTGATCTGGGGCTTGCCCTTGCGCTGGATGTGCAGGCAGCGCTGCGCCCTGACTTAAAGCTGATGGTGCTGTCAGCCACGATTGACGCAAAAGCCGTGTCGGCCCTGATGCAGGATGCGCCGACGATCACCTCAAAAGGGCGCAGCTTTCCCATCGACTTTCATTATCTGCCGGGCAAGCCAAGACAGCGGATTGCACCGCAAGTGGTTGAGGCTGTTAAGCTGGCGATCAAACAGGACAGCGGCAGTCTGTTGGTGTTTTTGCCGGGCCGCAGCGAGATTGAAACAACAAGGCGGATGCTCAACGATATTTATGACCGAGATGACACGATCCTGATTGCGCCGCTCTATGCGGGCCTGCCACAACAAGCGCAGATCGCGGCCTTGCAGCCTGCGCCAAAGGGCAAACGCAAAATTGTTCTGTCCACCAATCTTGCCCAGACATCGATGACCATTGAGGGCGTTCGTATTGTGGTGGATGGTGGCCTGTCCCGCCGCCCCCGCTTTAACCCGCAAACCAGTGTCTCGCGGCTGGAAACGGTGTCCGTCAGCCGTGCGGCTGCCGATCAACGGGCGGGACGCGCGGGGCGAACAGAACCCGGCATCTGCTACCGGCTCTGGCCGGAGCAATGGATGCGCACGCTGGAGGCGCAGGATCGGCCTGAAATTCTGGAAGCTGATCTGTCCCGTTTCGCGCTTGATCTAGCAGAATGGGGCGTCAATGCGCCGGAACAATTGGCGTTTCTGGACTACCCGGCCAAAGGCAAATTTACTGCCGCGCAAAACCAGCTTCGATCGTTCGGTGCCCTGGACAAGGATGGGCACGTCACAGATATCGGACGCAAGCTGCAGGCGCTGCCGCTTGATCCGCATCTGGGTGCCATGGCGCTGTCCGCAGCGAAACAAAGCACGGAAGCTTTGCGCTCGGCCCTTCTGCTGGCCGCGCTGCTGAGCGATACCCAGGCCCAAAGGGAATTGGATCTTGGCGTTCTTTACGGTCAATCACGCTCGCGTCCGGAAGGCATGGTAAGGCAATCCTTTGAACGGCTCTGCCGTCACTTTTCCATTCCGGTCAAAGGGCCGACATGGTCACGCGAAGCTGTTGGACCCTTGTTGCTGATCGCGTTTCCCATGTGGGTTGCCATCAATCGGGGGCCGGGACGGTTTCAACTGGCGGCAGGCCAGCGCGTCACCTGCCCTGCCGAACACGCATTGGCCGGCGAGCCGTTTCTGGTTGTGACAGACATGATGGGGGATGCGGGAAACCTGCGTTTGCTATCTGCCAGTTCACTTGCCACTGATGATTATCAAGCGCACGCGGAACGTCACGCAACATCTGAAGAGTTTCTGGAATTCAATGAAGCGGAAGGGCGTGTCAAAGCCGAACAAATCAAACGTCTGGGCGCAATTGTTCTGGAACGAAAGCAAGTGGCAAAATTTGATCAAAGCGCTGCAGAAGATGTGTTTTGGCAGGCGGTTGCGGCCCGTGGGCTTGATCTTGTGCCCATTTCCCAGAAAACCAACGCATTGCTGGATCGACTGCAGTTTCTTCATACCGCCATCGGTGACCCGTGGCCTGATATGAGCCGTGCAACGCTCGCTGAAACCCTGGAAAGCTGGCTTCGCCCGTTTGTGCCGGGAGCGGTCGCGCTTAAGGCACTATCGCATACCGCAATCATGGATGCGCTCAAATTTCGTGCGCCGCAAATCCATGATCTGGACCGGCTGGCCCCGGAGCGGTTTTCCTTAGCCAATGGCCGAACGATGACCATTGATTACAGCAACGAAAACGGGCCCACCTTGCGGGCGCGGGCGCAGGATTTCTTCGGAGTGAATGAACACCCCGTGATTGCTAAAAATGTTCCGCTGATTATCGATCTTCTGTCGCCTGCACGTCGCAGCATTCAGATCACCCGTAATCTGCCGACGTTCTGGACCGGGTCCTGGCGAGACGTTCGTGCTGATATGCGCGGTCGGTATCCCAAACATAATTGGCCGGAGAACCCGTCCTCTACCTAG
- a CDS encoding ATP-binding cassette domain-containing protein: MSVPNEGLTLKDVCILLDGRPLVHVSAHVAPGDVLTIMGASGSGKSTFLAYVGGFLDRVFAGMGEVYLNGVAIHDQPAESRRVGILFQDALLFPHMSVGQNLLFAIPPDIKAKSDRQSMAEDALKEVGLEGLFDRDPATLSGGQAARVALIRVLLSAPKALLLDEPFSKLDADRRLSIRRIVFDLAKARNLPVLLVTHDADDAKAAGGRVIMPLETAPDSKS; encoded by the coding sequence ATGAGTGTGCCAAATGAAGGCCTGACCCTGAAGGATGTCTGCATTCTGCTGGATGGCCGACCGCTTGTTCATGTCAGTGCTCATGTGGCACCGGGTGACGTGCTGACCATTATGGGTGCCTCAGGCTCTGGCAAATCTACTTTTCTGGCCTATGTCGGCGGTTTTCTGGACCGGGTCTTTGCGGGTATGGGCGAGGTTTATCTGAATGGCGTGGCGATCCACGATCAACCGGCAGAGAGCCGCCGTGTCGGCATTCTGTTTCAGGATGCGCTGCTGTTTCCTCATATGAGTGTGGGTCAAAACCTGCTGTTTGCCATTCCGCCCGACATCAAAGCCAAATCAGACCGGCAATCCATGGCCGAAGACGCCCTGAAAGAGGTCGGCCTTGAAGGCCTGTTTGACCGTGACCCGGCAACATTATCTGGTGGGCAGGCCGCGCGCGTCGCGCTGATCCGCGTGTTGCTGTCCGCGCCCAAAGCGTTGCTTCTGGATGAGCCATTTTCCAAACTGGATGCGGATCGCCGGTTGAGCATTCGGCGCATTGTGTTTGATCTGGCCAAAGCCCGGAACCTGCCTGTGTTGCTGGTCACCCACGATGCGGATGATGCCAAAGCCGCCGGCGGGCGCGTGATCATGCCCCTTGAAACGGCACCTGATTCAAAATCATGA
- a CDS encoding ABC transporter permease: protein MVLKHIPALTLFFLIGPVLAGLMGVLLPAFGVLPSLGGTSLTLDYFQNILTTPGVIRSSFLSLAVGLITTAISLGIVMLLIAGWHGTKFFKLLQNLLSPLLSVPHAAAAFGLAFLIAPSGWLMRLVSPWATGVTRPPDWLIVNDPLALSMMAGLIAKEVPFLLLVSLAALPQSDLRRKTVLAATLGYGPVSGFFKTSFPLIYRQIRLPVLAVLAYATSVVDVAIILGPSTPAPLSVRLLQWMNDPEITERFRASAGAMMQLGVTALALLVWFAAEQLVRRTGMRAVSRGYRTFADQSLRRIIAVLAVISSAMVLAGIIVLGIWSIAGFWRFPDALPVGFTLANWSRQAMGLETPLQNTLTIGVAATAIAIVLTLACLEQEARSGKTATSRALVLLYIPLIVPQVSFLFGLNILVLQMGGKANVLLVIFTHVIFVLPYVYLSLADPWRAWDTRYAAVAQGMGHSANRVFWSVRLPMLLTPVLTAAAVGFAVSIGQYLATLLIGSGRFPTITTEAVALASGGDRRVIGVYALIQALLPFIGFAAALSLPALLYRNRRAMRANG, encoded by the coding sequence ATGGTGCTAAAACACATTCCCGCCCTGACTCTTTTCTTTTTGATTGGCCCGGTGCTAGCCGGTCTGATGGGTGTATTGCTGCCAGCCTTTGGCGTACTGCCAAGTCTTGGCGGCACCAGCCTGACTCTGGATTATTTCCAAAATATTCTGACGACGCCCGGCGTTATTCGCTCTTCATTTCTCAGCCTTGCGGTGGGTCTGATTACAACGGCCATTTCCCTTGGCATCGTCATGTTACTGATTGCGGGTTGGCACGGCACGAAATTCTTCAAGCTTCTGCAAAACCTGCTGTCACCGCTGTTATCTGTGCCCCATGCAGCCGCTGCCTTTGGTCTGGCGTTTCTGATTGCGCCATCCGGCTGGTTGATGCGTCTTGTGTCGCCTTGGGCGACCGGCGTCACCCGTCCGCCTGACTGGTTGATTGTGAATGATCCGCTTGCTCTTTCGATGATGGCAGGTCTGATTGCCAAGGAAGTGCCATTTCTGCTGCTGGTCTCGCTGGCGGCCCTGCCGCAAAGCGATCTGCGGCGCAAAACAGTGCTTGCGGCCACGCTTGGCTATGGCCCGGTCAGCGGCTTTTTCAAAACGAGTTTTCCGCTCATCTACCGCCAGATCCGCCTGCCTGTTCTGGCAGTGCTGGCCTATGCCACATCGGTTGTGGATGTGGCGATTATTCTGGGGCCGTCCACACCGGCGCCATTGTCTGTGCGCCTGCTGCAATGGATGAATGATCCTGAAATTACGGAGCGGTTCCGCGCGTCTGCCGGGGCCATGATGCAATTGGGTGTGACAGCCCTTGCGCTGTTGGTCTGGTTTGCAGCCGAGCAACTGGTGCGCCGGACCGGCATGCGCGCCGTCAGTCGGGGCTACCGGACTTTTGCCGACCAATCGTTGCGGCGCATAATTGCCGTTTTGGCTGTCATTTCATCGGCCATGGTTCTGGCCGGGATTATTGTATTGGGCATCTGGTCAATCGCCGGTTTCTGGCGCTTTCCCGATGCTTTGCCCGTCGGCTTTACCCTCGCCAATTGGAGCCGACAGGCGATGGGGCTGGAAACCCCGTTGCAAAACACACTGACAATTGGGGTTGCGGCGACCGCCATTGCCATTGTGCTGACGCTGGCCTGTCTGGAGCAGGAAGCGCGCTCGGGGAAAACCGCAACCAGCCGGGCTCTGGTTTTGCTCTATATCCCGCTGATTGTGCCACAAGTCAGCTTTCTGTTCGGGTTGAATATACTGGTGCTGCAGATGGGTGGCAAAGCCAATGTGTTGCTTGTCATCTTCACCCATGTGATTTTTGTATTGCCTTACGTCTATCTGTCATTGGCTGACCCATGGCGTGCATGGGACACCCGCTACGCAGCTGTTGCCCAGGGCATGGGTCACAGCGCCAACCGCGTGTTCTGGTCGGTTCGGCTGCCGATGCTGCTGACCCCTGTGCTGACAGCAGCCGCGGTTGGCTTTGCGGTTTCCATTGGGCAATATCTGGCGACCTTATTGATTGGTAGCGGACGTTTCCCGACGATTACCACCGAGGCCGTTGCACTGGCTTCCGGGGGTGACAGACGGGTGATCGGCGTATATGCGCTGATACAGGCTTTGCTGCCCTTTATCGGTTTTGCCGCAGCGCTGTCCCTGCCCGCACTGCTGTATCGCAATCGCCGGGCCATGCGTGCCAATGGCTGA
- a CDS encoding ABC transporter substrate-binding protein: MLKILTRAMLAGFLMMGAAKAENAPDPTNWPDLLTQAKGQTVYWHAWGGEPRINDYIAWAGREIEERFGVELVHVKVQDTGSVVSQVLAEKTAGTLDGGSVDLIWINGENFAAMKREGLLLSESWANKLPNFQYVDVGGKPTVINDFTVPTDGLEAPWGMAQLVFFNDTAISTEMPTSMEALLEWAAANPGRFSYPQPPDYVGSTFLKQALYELVTDPTVLQQPTDEADFAAVTEPLLAFLDKLHPNMWRSGRAFPQNTASLRQLLADGELEIGFAFNPAAASNAIANNELPDSVRSFVLEKGTIGNTHFVAIPFNANAKAGAMVLADFLMSPEAQLRKQDPNVWGDPTVLDVVALPAAARGSFEGLDLGVATLSPSELGIVLPEPHPSWMVELEKVWLARYGV; this comes from the coding sequence ATGTTAAAAATTCTGACACGGGCCATGCTTGCCGGTTTCCTTATGATGGGTGCCGCGAAAGCAGAGAATGCGCCTGATCCGACCAACTGGCCAGACCTTCTGACGCAAGCCAAGGGGCAGACGGTTTACTGGCATGCCTGGGGCGGTGAGCCACGTATCAATGACTACATTGCCTGGGCGGGGCGCGAAATTGAAGAGCGTTTTGGCGTTGAACTGGTTCATGTCAAAGTCCAGGACACCGGGTCTGTGGTCTCACAGGTTCTGGCAGAGAAGACAGCTGGAACACTGGATGGTGGATCGGTTGATCTGATCTGGATCAATGGCGAGAATTTTGCCGCCATGAAACGAGAAGGCCTGTTGCTGAGTGAAAGCTGGGCCAACAAGTTGCCGAATTTCCAATATGTTGATGTGGGCGGCAAGCCGACCGTGATCAATGATTTTACCGTACCGACTGACGGTCTGGAAGCACCCTGGGGCATGGCGCAACTGGTATTCTTCAATGACACAGCCATCAGCACCGAAATGCCCACCAGCATGGAAGCGCTGCTTGAATGGGCGGCCGCAAATCCGGGTCGGTTCTCCTACCCGCAGCCGCCCGATTATGTCGGGTCAACTTTCCTGAAACAGGCGCTCTACGAATTGGTGACCGATCCGACCGTCCTGCAACAACCAACCGATGAGGCTGATTTTGCCGCGGTTACCGAGCCATTGCTGGCCTTTCTGGACAAGCTGCACCCGAATATGTGGCGCTCCGGTCGTGCCTTTCCGCAAAACACCGCAAGCTTGCGGCAATTATTGGCCGATGGTGAATTGGAAATCGGCTTTGCCTTCAATCCCGCGGCGGCCTCTAATGCGATTGCCAATAATGAACTGCCAGACAGTGTGCGCTCTTTCGTTTTGGAAAAGGGCACTATCGGCAACACCCATTTTGTTGCCATTCCCTTCAATGCCAATGCCAAGGCGGGTGCCATGGTGCTGGCAGATTTCCTGATGTCACCGGAAGCGCAATTGCGCAAGCAGGATCCAAATGTCTGGGGCGATCCAACAGTCCTGGATGTGGTCGCACTGCCCGCCGCCGCGCGGGGGAGCTTTGAAGGACTGGATCTGGGCGTTGCAACCCTCAGCCCAAGCGAGCTTGGCATTGTGTTGCCAGAACCACATCCATCCTGGATGGTGGAATTGGAAAAAGTCTGGCTGGCGCGCTACGGCGTTTGA
- the apaG gene encoding Co2+/Mg2+ efflux protein ApaG: MTHPYQSVTNGVEVSVAPRFLEDQSDPLEGRYMWSYAIEIVNNGPETVQLEARHWTITDANGLQQFIDGNGVLGEQPVLNPGDSYSYMSGCPLVTPDGVMVGAYTMRTPGGDEFLADIPAFSLDSPYTRRVLN; encoded by the coding sequence ATGACCCATCCCTATCAATCTGTGACCAACGGCGTTGAAGTGTCGGTCGCACCGCGGTTTCTGGAGGATCAGTCCGATCCGCTGGAGGGTCGTTACATGTGGTCCTACGCCATCGAAATCGTCAATAACGGGCCTGAAACCGTCCAGCTTGAAGCCCGGCACTGGACTATTACGGACGCTAATGGCTTGCAGCAATTCATCGATGGCAATGGCGTGTTAGGGGAACAGCCGGTGCTGAACCCCGGCGACAGCTATTCCTATATGAGCGGCTGTCCTTTGGTAACGCCAGACGGCGTCATGGTTGGCGCATACACCATGCGCACGCCTGGCGGAGACGAGTTTTTGGCTGACATTCCAGCTTTCTCTCTGGATAGTCCCTACACCAGACGCGTGCTGAATTAG
- a CDS encoding lytic murein transglycosylase: MKLISATGISLLVTGLMAGAAYGQSCQPSGSFESFKAGIAEEAAAAGVNASIIRRIVPSLSYSNSVIAADRKQGVFAQSFLQFSDRMVAPYRISGGRDRLKRHARIFQDVEAEYGVPGAVISAFWALETDFGAVLGNFNTLNALATLSYDCRRPELFRPQLIAALKLLDRGDLSAAQMQGAWAGELGQLQILPSDYLDNGVDYDRDGRVDLLKNTGDVLATGAKFLNHLGWRRGEPWLQEVAVPANLPWDQAGIYNKRPTTDWAAMGVKARNGPALDSNNLPSSLILPMGREGPAFLAYPNFSVFLEWNKSLVYTTSAGYLATRINGAPTLNRGKPEDILPIDQAKLLQTLLQDRGYDVGKIDGIIGSGTRAAVRDIQMKLGQPADAWPTRALLSDLQRNTGSALTPPPPPPLPKTRP, encoded by the coding sequence ATGAAACTGATTTCTGCCACCGGCATTTCACTGCTTGTGACCGGGTTGATGGCGGGCGCGGCCTATGGGCAAAGCTGCCAACCGAGCGGCAGCTTTGAAAGCTTCAAGGCGGGGATTGCGGAGGAAGCTGCGGCAGCAGGTGTCAATGCATCAATCATTCGCCGCATCGTGCCATCGCTCAGCTATTCCAACAGCGTAATTGCAGCCGATCGCAAGCAGGGTGTGTTTGCGCAAAGCTTTTTGCAGTTTTCCGACCGCATGGTGGCGCCCTATCGCATCAGTGGCGGGCGTGACCGGTTAAAACGTCATGCCAGGATTTTTCAGGATGTTGAGGCGGAGTATGGCGTACCGGGTGCCGTGATTTCCGCATTCTGGGCGCTGGAGACGGATTTTGGCGCGGTGTTGGGCAATTTCAACACGCTGAATGCACTGGCAACCCTGTCCTATGATTGTCGCAGACCGGAGCTGTTTCGCCCGCAATTGATTGCGGCGCTGAAATTGCTGGATCGGGGCGATTTGTCGGCGGCGCAAATGCAGGGCGCGTGGGCTGGCGAATTGGGGCAATTGCAAATTCTGCCATCAGATTATCTCGACAACGGCGTGGATTATGATCGTGATGGCCGGGTTGATCTGCTGAAAAACACAGGCGATGTGCTGGCCACCGGCGCTAAATTCCTCAATCATCTGGGCTGGCGGCGGGGCGAGCCATGGCTGCAGGAGGTTGCCGTGCCAGCCAATCTGCCATGGGATCAGGCCGGGATTTACAACAAGCGACCCACGACCGACTGGGCGGCCATGGGGGTTAAAGCCCGTAATGGCCCGGCGCTGGACAGCAATAATTTGCCGTCATCTTTGATCCTGCCCATGGGGCGCGAGGGTCCGGCCTTTCTGGCCTATCCGAATTTCAGCGTCTTTCTGGAATGGAACAAGTCGCTGGTTTACACCACAAGTGCTGGCTATCTGGCGACGCGCATCAATGGCGCGCCAACGCTGAACCGGGGCAAACCGGAAGATATTCTCCCGATTGATCAGGCCAAGCTTCTGCAGACGCTTTTGCAGGACCGTGGCTATGATGTGGGCAAGATTGACGGCATTATCGGCTCCGGTACACGTGCCGCTGTGCGAGACATACAAATGAAGCTTGGCCAGCCTGCCGATGCATGGCCCACACGTGCCTTGCTGAGCGATTTGCAACGCAACACCGGCAGCGCTTTAACACCGCCACCGCCGCCGCCATTGCCAAAAACGCGGCCCTGA
- a CDS encoding type IV secretory system conjugative DNA transfer family protein yields the protein MDKNFFFRQVPREILAFAILALLEHSAALTTPGGLAALIADPETFNSVIDIEADEGEELTRNRARQLKELRDKDPEHYSQHMLAAQSALRLFMAGSPLAEAGRDADVTHEQLLAEKYVVCVVQNPKNAARLGTYYGLMFNAFLSAQLSSECGKTTIIFDEVANTPAKELIEKVTVFRGAKLQVLYIAQSRADLIRQNGEKLIQTLEDNCCIQWLQFGNFEEAERVSKAIGEIDNVNFNLGGSSDKPDFTTTFQTGREPLFTIDELMSLPPSEQFLRVPGVGWIHCLKIRQNEIAPSCFDLGDNPVEGGRLEPDVKINLADYFEVEK from the coding sequence TTGGATAAGAATTTTTTCTTTCGGCAGGTCCCAAGGGAAATTCTTGCCTTTGCAATTTTGGCGCTGCTGGAACACAGCGCGGCACTTACAACTCCGGGCGGGCTGGCCGCTTTGATTGCTGACCCGGAGACTTTCAACTCTGTCATTGATATCGAGGCGGACGAAGGCGAGGAGCTCACACGCAATCGTGCTAGGCAGTTGAAAGAACTTCGCGACAAAGACCCCGAGCACTACAGCCAGCATATGCTGGCCGCGCAGTCGGCACTTCGCCTGTTCATGGCTGGCAGTCCGTTAGCCGAAGCAGGCCGGGACGCTGACGTTACACACGAGCAACTTCTCGCGGAAAAATACGTCGTTTGTGTAGTTCAAAATCCGAAGAATGCCGCGCGGCTTGGAACTTATTACGGTCTCATGTTCAATGCCTTCCTGTCCGCCCAATTGAGCAGTGAGTGCGGCAAGACAACAATTATTTTTGATGAAGTGGCAAACACTCCGGCCAAGGAACTCATTGAAAAAGTCACGGTTTTTCGCGGTGCAAAATTACAGGTGCTTTATATCGCACAATCGCGCGCCGACCTGATCCGCCAGAACGGTGAAAAACTGATTCAAACATTGGAAGACAATTGCTGCATCCAATGGCTCCAGTTCGGCAATTTCGAAGAGGCCGAGCGCGTTTCTAAAGCTATTGGCGAAATTGATAACGTCAATTTCAATCTTGGCGGCAGTTCCGACAAGCCGGATTTTACAACAACTTTTCAGACCGGGCGCGAGCCTCTTTTTACCATCGACGAACTGATGAGTTTGCCGCCGAGTGAGCAATTTCTGCGCGTCCCTGGTGTGGGCTGGATTCATTGCCTCAAAATTCGCCAGAACGAGATTGCGCCTTCCTGTTTCGACCTGGGTGATAACCCCGTCGAAGGCGGACGGCTTGAACCTGATGTGAAAATCAATCTGGCAGATTATTTCGAGGTGGAGAAATGA
- a CDS encoding IS5 family transposase (programmed frameshift), with translation MTRRVLSNSQWAIIEPYCLGKSTDPGQTGRDPRLFVEAVLWIVRTGAQWRELPGEFGKWNSVFKRFRRWVKADIFYRMFRALASEADLEYAMIDGTIVKVHRSGQGAKGGLFCQAIGRSRGGITTKILALTDALGNLVDFSVVPGQAHDLRETDALISGLSAGHLLADRAFDADWLRNDLLDRGIIPVIPPKSNRRFPAEFDKETYKWRQLIENYFGKLKENRGTAMRSCKTDQSFKAFISIAATLIHTR, from the exons TTGACCCGAAGAGTCCTATCCAATTCGCAATGGGCGATCATCGAACCTTATTGCCTGGGCAAATCCACCGATCCGGGACAAACCGGACGTGACCCACGGCTTTTCGTGGAGGCAGTCCTCTGGATTGTCCGCACGGGCGCTCAATGGCGCGAACTGCCGGGTGAGTTCGGCAAATGGAACTCAGTATTCAAGCGGTTCCGCAGATGGGTCAAAGCAGATATTTTCTATCGTATGTTCAGAGCATTAGCCTCAGAAGCCGACCTGGAATACGCGATGATCGACGGTACTATCGTCAAGGTTCATCGCTCGGGACAAGGCGCAAAAGGGGGACTCT TTTGCCAGGCCATCGGACGCTCTCGCGGCGGCATAACGACGAAGATACTGGCCCTGACTGACGCGCTCGGCAATCTCGTCGATTTCTCTGTGGTGCCCGGGCAAGCCCATGATCTGCGCGAGACCGATGCATTGATCAGCGGCCTGTCCGCCGGGCATTTACTGGCGGACAGGGCTTTTGACGCGGATTGGCTGCGAAATGACCTGCTGGATCGCGGCATAATCCCGGTCATACCGCCAAAATCCAACCGGCGGTTCCCGGCGGAATTCGACAAGGAGACCTACAAATGGCGGCAATTGATCGAAAACTACTTTGGCAAACTGAAGGAAAACAGAGGGACAGCAATGCGCTCTTGCAAAACCGACCAGAGTTTTAAAGCCTTCATCTCAATCGCCGCAACGCTCATTCACACAAGGTAA
- a CDS encoding antirestriction protein ArdA, which yields MDARREQGFMCGVDRRKSENLVFENQHCEEKMTLIFYAQPYDISAEGFYFRSVDEYESQASTLRNSHGQKVEEFEIQFIDGETIDCELAKVWGLNQSDIARYFEAATDWDDDQKIRFIIAVGECGYSHSQLSDDPEDIEIDIYELDSLKELAYQFVEEGLFGDIPERIQHYLDYDAIARDLGIDYSETTINSTNLIYRCA from the coding sequence TTGGACGCTCGCCGCGAGCAAGGTTTCATGTGCGGGGTAGACAGAAGAAAGTCTGAAAACCTCGTTTTTGAAAACCAACATTGCGAGGAAAAAATGACCCTGATATTTTATGCACAACCCTATGATATTTCTGCCGAAGGCTTCTATTTTCGATCTGTCGATGAGTATGAGAGCCAAGCGTCAACCTTACGAAACAGCCACGGCCAAAAGGTCGAGGAATTTGAAATTCAATTCATTGACGGCGAGACTATTGACTGTGAGCTTGCCAAAGTCTGGGGCTTAAACCAATCCGATATCGCCAGATATTTCGAAGCGGCAACCGATTGGGATGATGACCAGAAAATCCGCTTCATTATTGCTGTTGGAGAATGTGGTTATTCCCACTCTCAACTTAGCGACGATCCCGAAGATATTGAAATCGACATTTACGAACTCGATAGCCTGAAAGAGCTGGCGTATCAGTTTGTAGAAGAAGGACTGTTTGGCGACATCCCTGAACGCATCCAGCACTATCTGGATTATGACGCTATCGCACGCGATTTAGGTATCGATTACAGCGAAACAACAATCAACAGCACGAACCTGATTTACAGGTGCGCTTGA